From a region of the Janthinobacterium sp. 61 genome:
- a CDS encoding FemAB family XrtA/PEP-CTERM system-associated protein produces the protein MHEASRPPDPAPSSAAIAVRSLQAHEHARWDAFVDACPDATFFHRAGWKIIMEQGFGHDSHFLYAEQDGRIAGVLPLAHVRSRLFGTSLVSLPFCVYGGIAGGSPAVRLALDDAAQALARRHGVGHLEYRWREVEENAPESADACWLQKPLYATFRRPLRVDAEQNLLAIPRKQRAVVRKAMSAGLHSSIEHDLSLFYPIYAASVHRLGTPVFARRHFSLLRTVFGTDCDILTVYHGQQAQASVLLFYFRDEVLPYYGGGTPLARSTGANDFMYWETMRRACERGCHLFDFGRSKLGTGAYDFKKNWGFTPQPLPYAYQLVRAKALPEVNPLNPRYALFIRAWRHLPLPLANLLGPHIVRQLG, from the coding sequence ATGCACGAAGCCAGCCGTCCTCCCGACCCGGCGCCGTCCAGCGCTGCCATTGCCGTGCGCTCGCTGCAGGCGCATGAGCATGCGCGCTGGGATGCCTTTGTCGACGCCTGTCCCGACGCCACCTTCTTTCACCGGGCAGGCTGGAAAATCATCATGGAGCAAGGCTTCGGGCACGACAGCCATTTCCTGTACGCGGAACAGGACGGGCGCATCGCCGGCGTGCTGCCGCTGGCCCATGTGCGCAGCCGCCTGTTCGGCACGTCCCTCGTCTCGCTGCCGTTTTGCGTATACGGCGGCATCGCCGGCGGCAGCCCGGCCGTGCGGCTGGCCCTCGACGACGCGGCGCAGGCGCTGGCGCGGCGTCACGGCGTGGGGCACCTGGAATACCGCTGGCGCGAGGTGGAAGAAAATGCGCCGGAAAGCGCCGATGCATGCTGGCTGCAGAAACCCCTGTACGCCACCTTCCGCCGCCCTCTGCGCGTTGATGCCGAACAGAATCTGCTGGCGATACCGCGCAAGCAGCGCGCCGTCGTGCGCAAGGCCATGTCGGCCGGCCTGCACAGCAGCATCGAGCATGACCTCAGCCTTTTCTACCCGATCTACGCGGCCAGCGTGCACCGGCTGGGCACGCCCGTCTTCGCGCGCCGCCATTTTTCCCTGCTGCGCACGGTCTTCGGCACCGATTGCGACATCCTCACCGTGTATCACGGCCAGCAGGCGCAGGCCAGTGTGCTGCTTTTCTATTTCCGCGATGAAGTGCTGCCGTATTACGGCGGCGGCACGCCGCTGGCGCGCAGCACGGGTGCCAACGACTTCATGTACTGGGAAACGATGCGCCGCGCCTGCGAACGCGGCTGCCACCTGTTCGATTTCGGCCGCAGCAAGCTGGGTACCGGTGCATACGACTTCAAGAAGAACTGGGGTTTTACGCCGCAGCCCTTGCCGTACGCCTACCAGCTCGTGCGTGCCAAGGCCTTGCCGGAAGTGAACCCGCTCAATCCCAGGTACGCACTGTTCATTCGCGCCTGGCGCCACCTGCCGCTACCACTGGCCAATCTGCTGGGGCCGCACATCGTGCGGCAGCTGGGCTAA
- a CDS encoding TIGR03087 family PEP-CTERM/XrtA system glycosyltransferase — MRELLFLAHRLPYPPNKGDKIRSWHMLQYLSRHFRVHLGCFIDDDDDWQHAKTVAALCASTHFIGLRRGAARWRAMQALLSRQAMSVHYYRDARLRQWVDGLLAGGKVHHALAFSGPMAQYIDGSAGRALHRVIDFVDVDSDKWRQYGDSKPWPMSLLYRREAQLLLQYERHIAQQFTAASFVSPAEAALFRQCAPMARRKTGHVNNGVDTAYFAPMPAQPGVYPPGVQALVFTGAMDYWPNIDAVQWFVRHVWPALRRQFPQLQFYIVGSAPVPAVTALARVAGVVVTGKVPDIRPYLAGAALAVAPLRIARGVQNKVLEAMAMGKIVLATPQALEGITAQPGLELLLARDDAEFIHHATRMLRNARSGAAEGRGAAMGAAARQLVLQDYDWERNLRSLGAMLGLPDEAAAGAGASTDAAPTLPVGVPST; from the coding sequence ATGCGCGAACTTCTATTCCTCGCCCACCGCCTGCCGTATCCGCCCAACAAGGGCGACAAGATACGCTCGTGGCACATGCTGCAGTACCTGAGCCGGCATTTCCGCGTGCACCTGGGCTGTTTCATCGACGATGACGACGACTGGCAGCATGCGAAGACCGTGGCCGCCCTGTGCGCCAGCACGCACTTCATCGGCTTGCGGCGCGGCGCAGCCCGCTGGCGCGCCATGCAGGCGCTGCTGTCGCGGCAAGCCATGAGCGTGCATTACTACCGCGATGCGCGCCTGCGGCAATGGGTCGATGGCCTGCTAGCGGGCGGCAAGGTGCACCACGCGCTGGCCTTTTCCGGCCCCATGGCGCAATACATCGACGGCAGCGCGGGCCGCGCCCTGCACCGCGTGATCGATTTCGTCGATGTCGATTCCGATAAATGGCGGCAGTACGGCGACAGCAAGCCCTGGCCCATGTCGCTGCTGTACCGGCGCGAAGCACAGCTGCTGCTGCAATACGAGCGCCATATCGCCCAGCAGTTCACGGCCGCCAGCTTCGTCTCGCCGGCCGAAGCGGCCCTGTTCCGCCAGTGCGCGCCGATGGCGCGGCGCAAGACGGGCCATGTCAATAATGGCGTCGACACGGCGTATTTCGCGCCCATGCCGGCCCAGCCCGGCGTGTATCCACCCGGCGTGCAGGCGCTGGTGTTTACGGGCGCCATGGATTACTGGCCGAACATCGACGCCGTGCAATGGTTCGTGCGCCACGTCTGGCCCGCGCTGCGGCGCCAGTTTCCCCAGTTGCAGTTCTATATCGTCGGCAGCGCGCCCGTGCCCGCCGTGACGGCGCTGGCCAGGGTGGCCGGCGTGGTGGTGACGGGCAAGGTGCCCGACATCCGTCCTTATCTGGCCGGCGCGGCGCTGGCTGTGGCGCCCCTGCGCATCGCCCGGGGCGTGCAGAACAAGGTGCTGGAAGCGATGGCGATGGGCAAGATCGTGCTGGCCACGCCGCAGGCGCTCGAAGGCATCACGGCCCAGCCCGGCCTGGAACTGCTGCTGGCGCGCGACGATGCGGAATTCATCCACCATGCCACGCGCATGCTGCGCAATGCCCGCAGCGGCGCTGCCGAAGGACGTGGCGCGGCCATGGGCGCAGCGGCGCGCCAGCTGGTCTTGCAGGATTACGACTGGGAACGCAATTTGCGCAGCTTGGGCGCCATGCTGGGCCTGCCTGACGAGGCCGCAGCCGGAGCGGGAGCCAGCACCGACGCCGCGCCGACGCTGCCCGTGGGGGTACCATCCACATGA
- the xrtA gene encoding exosortase A — protein MSLQLDRVAPMPDAAVLPHGHHGQGQGQAALAALPLALAAIVLLYHATFWSMVELWVRSQTFAHGFLIVPISCWLAWRQRARLAALVHQPSRLGLPLLGALGLAWLLADAANVPVVEQYAATAMLPACVLAILGWPAVRLLAFPLAYLFLAVPFGEVFLAPLIDFTAAFTVTALQWTGVPVFRDGSNFSLPTGNWSVVEACSGLRYLIAALALGALYAHVHFHSMGRRLAVMAAALLVPILANGVRAYLIVMLGHLSNMRLAVGVDHLIYGWLFFGVVVLLLFWLAARWRELPPARAALPPTLPVYPGAGVPGMRATIRASVACLLLAAVWPALALASHRHDGAKAPGSPVVLSLPDPPAWRRLHDAASGGPIWQAPYAGAPARFAATYTRQTDDGAQVRLQLRWYARQMRDAELLTHLSSPYGARWLALAQRVQDVTLASGALAVRESVLGHGGERLLVWRVYRQGGVVTARPVLVKLLLAQAKLLGRRQDGADIIVSAAYDELAPPPRARLQAFLRAAMPVIERRLQELPHGP, from the coding sequence ATGAGTTTGCAGCTCGACCGGGTCGCCCCCATGCCGGACGCGGCCGTCCTGCCGCATGGGCATCATGGCCAGGGCCAGGGCCAGGCCGCCCTGGCTGCCCTGCCGCTGGCCCTGGCCGCCATCGTGCTGCTGTACCACGCCACTTTCTGGTCGATGGTGGAATTGTGGGTCCGCTCGCAGACCTTCGCGCACGGTTTCCTGATCGTGCCCATCAGTTGCTGGCTGGCCTGGCGCCAGCGCGCCCGCCTGGCCGCGCTGGTGCACCAGCCATCACGGCTAGGCTTGCCGCTGCTGGGGGCGCTGGGCCTGGCCTGGCTGCTGGCCGACGCAGCCAATGTGCCCGTGGTGGAACAATATGCCGCCACGGCCATGCTGCCCGCCTGCGTGCTGGCCATCCTCGGCTGGCCGGCCGTGCGCCTGCTGGCCTTCCCGCTGGCGTACCTGTTTCTCGCCGTGCCGTTTGGCGAAGTCTTCCTGGCACCCCTGATCGATTTCACGGCCGCCTTCACGGTGACCGCGCTGCAATGGACGGGCGTGCCCGTGTTTCGCGATGGTAGTAATTTTTCGTTGCCTACCGGTAACTGGTCGGTGGTCGAAGCGTGCAGCGGCTTGCGCTACCTGATCGCCGCACTGGCCCTGGGCGCCCTGTACGCCCATGTGCACTTTCACAGCATGGGGCGACGCCTGGCCGTCATGGCCGCCGCCCTGCTCGTACCCATCCTGGCCAATGGCGTGCGCGCCTACCTGATCGTGATGCTGGGTCACCTGAGCAATATGCGCCTGGCCGTGGGCGTCGACCACCTGATCTATGGCTGGCTGTTTTTCGGCGTGGTGGTGCTGCTGCTATTCTGGCTGGCCGCGCGCTGGCGCGAATTGCCGCCAGCGCGCGCCGCACTCCCCCCCACCCTGCCCGTGTACCCGGGCGCTGGCGTGCCCGGCATGCGCGCCACCATCCGCGCGAGCGTGGCCTGCCTGCTGCTGGCGGCGGTGTGGCCGGCGCTTGCCCTGGCCAGCCATCGCCACGACGGCGCCAAGGCGCCAGGTTCCCCCGTTGTGCTGTCCTTACCCGACCCGCCTGCCTGGCGGCGCCTGCACGACGCGGCGTCGGGCGGGCCGATCTGGCAGGCGCCGTATGCGGGCGCGCCCGCGCGGTTTGCCGCCACCTATACGCGCCAGACAGACGACGGCGCGCAGGTGAGGCTGCAATTGCGCTGGTATGCGCGCCAGATGCGCGATGCCGAACTGCTGACGCACCTATCCTCGCCATACGGCGCGCGCTGGTTGGCGCTGGCGCAGCGCGTGCAAGACGTCACCCTGGCCAGCGGCGCTCTGGCCGTGCGCGAAAGCGTGCTGGGGCACGGCGGTGAACGACTGCTGGTGTGGCGCGTCTACCGCCAGGGCGGCGTCGTCACGGCCCGGCCCGTGCTGGTGAAACTGCTGCTGGCGCAAGCCAAGCTGCTGGGCAGGCGACAGGATGGCGCCGACATCATCGTCTCTGCCGCCTACGATGAGCTGGCGCCGCCACCGCGCGCACGCTTGCAAGCCTTCCTGCGGGCAGCAATGCCCGTCATCGAACGACGCTTGCAGGAGCTGCCACATGGCCCCTGA